A single Glycine soja cultivar W05 chromosome 14, ASM419377v2, whole genome shotgun sequence DNA region contains:
- the LOC114385004 gene encoding ribosome maturation protein SBDS-like produces the protein MSRTLVQPIGQKRLTNVAVVRLKKHGMRFEIACYPNTVLSWRSGVEKDLDEVLQSHTVYTNVSKGVLAKSKDLIAAFGTDDHSKICLDILKKGELQVAGKERESLLSSQFRDIATIVMHKTYNPETQRPYTISMIERLMREIHFAVDPHSTSKKQALELIQELQKHFPIKRCPLRIRATAPDDQVPELLGKLNEWNAIVISKEGSSAQLSVIFELEPGLYKDCHDFVMNKMHGRFEVLAHSLYVEGDTQVEQYNDYEDIPEALPKEPYDSVLQLNEKLQKQTISSTSRPTEGQQKQNKCSTCNVSFDDSKLYREHHKSEWHKHNIKRKTRQLPPLTEEECMADMELGDSKSDLKDYSF, from the exons atGTCTAGGACGCTAGTGCAGCCAATAGGACAGAAGAGGCTAACAAATGTGGCAGTGGTGCGTCTGAAGAAACATGGCATGCGCTTCGAAATCGCTTGCTACCCTAACACCGTCCTCTCTTGGCGTTCTGGCGT GGAAAAGGACCTGGATGAAGTGCTGCAGTCCCACACTGTTTATACCAATGTTTCCAAAGGGGTTCTCGCCAAGTCCAAGGATTTAATTGCAGCTTTTGGCACCGATGACCACTCCAAGATTTGCTTAGAT ATTTTAAAGAAAGGGGAGCTTCAGGTAGCTGGGAAAGAGAGGGAATCATTGTTATCGAGTCAGTTCAGGGATATTGCGACCATCGTGATGCACAAGACTTACAATCCCGAGACTCAGCGTCCATACACTATCAGTATGATTGAACGCCTCATGCGGGAAATCCATTTTGCTGTTGATCCACACAGCACCTCCAAGAAGCAG GCTCTGGAGTTAATTCAAGAACTTCAGAAGCACTTCCCTATAAAACGGTGTCCGTTGAGAATACGTGCTACTGCTCCTGATGACCAAGTGCCTGAACTTTTAGGAAAGCTGAATGAATGGAATGCTATTGTTATTTCTAAAGAAGGATCTTCTGCTCAGTTATCCGTT ATTTTTGAATTGGAACCTGGTCTATATAAGGATTGTCATGACTTTGTTATGAATAAGATGCATGGAAGATTTGAAGTTCTTGCACACTCTCTTTATGTGGAGGGGGATACCCAAGTGGAGCAATACAATGATTATGAGGATATACCTGAAGCCTTGCCCAAAGAACCTTATGATTCTGTGCTTCAATTGAATGAGAAACTTCAAAAGCAAACAATTTCATCTACTAGTAGGCCTACCGAGGGACAACAAAAGCAAAACAAGTGCAGCACATGTAATGTTTCTTTCGATGACTCTAAGCTGTACAGGGAACATCACAAGAGTGAATGGCACAAACACAATATCAAGCGTAAGACAAGGCAACTCCCACCACTTACTGAGGAAGAGTGCATGGCAGACATGGAATTGGGTGATTCAAAATCTGATTTGAAGGATTATTCATTTTAA